A window of the Scleropages formosus chromosome 21, fSclFor1.1, whole genome shotgun sequence genome harbors these coding sequences:
- the rnd3a gene encoding rho-related GTP-binding protein RhoE isoform X1, with protein sequence MKERRPSQKASPKARMDPTQSVKCKIVVVGDSECGKTALLHVFAKDCFPENYVPTVFENYTASFEIDTQRIELSLWDTSGSPYYDNVRPLSYPDSDAVLICFDISRPETLDSVLKKWKGEIQEFCPNTKMLLVGCKSDLRTDLSTLVELSSHRQTPVSYDQGSNMAKQLSAPYIECSALQSENSVRDIFHVATLACVNKGSKHVKRSKTTRTTKRISHMPGRPDITTVSSDLRKDKAKSCTVM encoded by the exons ATGAAGGAAAGAAGACCGAGCCAGAAGGCGTCGCCGAAAGCCAGGATGGACCCCACTCAGAGCGTCAAGTGTAAGATCGTGGTCGTGGGAGACAGCGAGTGCGGCAAGACTGCTCTGCTGCACGTGTTCGCCAAGGACTGCTTCCCCGAG AACTACGTCCCGACGGTGTTCGAAAACTACACGGCGAGTTTCGAGATTGACACGCAGCGGATCGAGCTGAGTCTGTGGGACACCTCTG GGTCCCCATATTATGACAATGTCAGACCTCTATCTTACCCCGACTCGGATGCTGTCCTCATCTGCTTTGACATCAGTAGACCAGAGACACTGGACAGTGTGCTAAAAAAG TGGAAGGGGGAGATTCAAGAGTTCTGTCCTAACACAAAGATGCTGCTGGTGGGCTGCAAATCTGACCTGCGCACAGACCTTTCCACACTAGTTGAACTGTCTAGCCACAGGCAGACCCCAGTGTCATATGATCAG GGCTCCAACATGGCCAAGCAACTTTCTGCACCTTATATTGAGTGTTCAGCCCTACAGTCTGAAAACAGTGTGCGGGACATCTTTCACGTGGCCACCCTGGCCTGTGTCAACAAGGGCAGCAAGCATGTTAAACGCAGCAAGACCACCAGAACCACCAAGCGCATCTCTCATATGCCTGGGCGACCTGATATTACCACTGTGTCTTCTGATCTACGAAAGGACAAAGCCAAAAGCTGCACAGTAATGTGA
- the rnd3a gene encoding rho-related GTP-binding protein RhoE isoform X2, which produces MRGTTLAGVTLLRRRKLRPRPPGSHGEATVRKRSPYYDNVRPLSYPDSDAVLICFDISRPETLDSVLKKWKGEIQEFCPNTKMLLVGCKSDLRTDLSTLVELSSHRQTPVSYDQGSNMAKQLSAPYIECSALQSENSVRDIFHVATLACVNKGSKHVKRSKTTRTTKRISHMPGRPDITTVSSDLRKDKAKSCTVM; this is translated from the exons ATGCGAGGAACGACGCTGGCTGGAGTCACACTTTTGAGACGCCGCAAGCTGAGGCCCCGCCCACCAGGGTCGCACGGCGAAGCGACCGTTCGGAAAA GGTCCCCATATTATGACAATGTCAGACCTCTATCTTACCCCGACTCGGATGCTGTCCTCATCTGCTTTGACATCAGTAGACCAGAGACACTGGACAGTGTGCTAAAAAAG TGGAAGGGGGAGATTCAAGAGTTCTGTCCTAACACAAAGATGCTGCTGGTGGGCTGCAAATCTGACCTGCGCACAGACCTTTCCACACTAGTTGAACTGTCTAGCCACAGGCAGACCCCAGTGTCATATGATCAG GGCTCCAACATGGCCAAGCAACTTTCTGCACCTTATATTGAGTGTTCAGCCCTACAGTCTGAAAACAGTGTGCGGGACATCTTTCACGTGGCCACCCTGGCCTGTGTCAACAAGGGCAGCAAGCATGTTAAACGCAGCAAGACCACCAGAACCACCAAGCGCATCTCTCATATGCCTGGGCGACCTGATATTACCACTGTGTCTTCTGATCTACGAAAGGACAAAGCCAAAAGCTGCACAGTAATGTGA